In a genomic window of Pedobacter sp. KBS0701:
- a CDS encoding pyridoxamine 5'-phosphate oxidase family protein, with protein MLGKLEEEEVEKLLKEQYIGRLGCHAHGVSYIVPINYVYRNGTVYAHSAPGQKIRMMKSNPQVCFQIDQIRDTFNWKSVVCWGKFEEITDTSEKQNVLQGIIHRMMPLTNTPSEQPSHGTGKTDAHDEEIIVFKIVLHLKTGRFEVNDKSN; from the coding sequence ATGTTAGGAAAACTAGAAGAAGAGGAAGTTGAAAAGCTCCTTAAAGAGCAATATATAGGTCGTTTAGGCTGCCACGCCCATGGAGTTAGTTACATTGTGCCCATTAATTACGTGTACCGCAACGGTACGGTTTATGCCCATTCTGCTCCCGGACAAAAAATCAGGATGATGAAAAGCAACCCACAGGTTTGCTTCCAGATTGACCAAATCCGTGACACCTTCAACTGGAAAAGTGTGGTGTGCTGGGGCAAATTTGAAGAAATCACCGATACTTCAGAAAAACAAAATGTTTTGCAGGGAATTATCCACCGGATGATGCCCTTAACAAATACACCATCAGAGCAGCCATCGCATGGCACGGGCAAAACAGATGCGCATGATGAAGAAATTATCGTGTTCAAAATTGTACTGCACCTAAAAACGGGTAGATTTGAGGTTAATGACAAGAGTAATTGA